The Mugil cephalus isolate CIBA_MC_2020 chromosome 11, CIBA_Mcephalus_1.1, whole genome shotgun sequence genome includes a window with the following:
- the arl4aa gene encoding ADP-ribosylation factor-like 4aa — translation MGNGLSEQPSLISSIPHFQCFHIAILGLDSAGKTTVLYRLQFNEFVNTVPTRGFNAEKVKVSLGGHRTVTFHFWDVGGQDKLRPLWKSYTRCTDGIIFVVDSVDAERMEEARTELHKIAKMSENQGVPLLVVANKQDLRHSLGLDEIEKLLALKDLGPATPWHLQPACAIIGDGLRDGLSKLHDMIRKRRKALRQQRKKR, via the coding sequence ATGGGGAATGGATTGTCAGAACAACCTAGCCTCATCTCAAGTATCCCACACTTCCAGTGTTTTCACATTGCCATCCTCGGACTGGACTCTGCTGGAAAGACCACCGTCTTGTATAGACTGCAGTTCAATGAGTTTGTGAACACTGTGCCCACGAGAGGTTTCAATGCGGAGAAGGTCAAGGTGTCACTGGGTGGCCACAGGACTGTGACATTCCACTTCTGGGATGTCGGTGGTCAGGACAAGCTAAGACCTCTATGGAAATCATATACTCGTTGCACAGATGGCATCATATTTGTAGTGGACTCTGTGGATGCAGAGCGTATGGAGGAAGCCAGAACAGAGCTACATAAAATTGCGAAGATGTCTGAGAACCAGGGTGTGCCCCTCCTGGTGGTGGCTAACAAACAGGACTTGAGGCATTCTCTGGGGCTGGATGAAATAGAGAAACTGCTGGCACTAAAAGACCTGGGCCCTGCAACACCGTGGCACCTGCAGCCAGCCTGCGCCATCATAGGAGATGGACTAAGAGACGGCCTGAGCAAACTCCATGACATGATCcgaaaaaggagaaaagcacTCCGGcagcagaggaaaaagagaTAA